A window of Phaseolus vulgaris cultivar G19833 chromosome 4, P. vulgaris v2.0, whole genome shotgun sequence genomic DNA:
AATGATTCTAAAAGTAATggcaaagaaaaagaagtacaACTCAGGAAACAGCTAAATGATGTGCCTGCTAGACAGAATGCTACATTAGATTTCTCAGAAAAAGAGAATGATGGAGATGAATGGCCAATaattagagaaaagaaaacCGGGATACAGAAAAATGTGGTGGAGGGTGCCACAAATGCTGAATTGACAGAAGAAATAGATGAGGTCCAAAGCTTTCATGATGAAAATGGTGTCCCACCTGATGTCAATGAAACTGAAATAGTATTTGGTCGGGCACACATCCGGCATGAAGAAAACCTGTCAAGTGTTAGTAAAGGAAGTTGGCTCAGAGGACACATATATGAAGTCACATACGTAGAAGATAACACTGTTGAagtgaatttggaagcatcaaagAACGATGCTGATGAGGAAATTAATGTAGGAAATAGTATTACTCATGCCTATACTTCAGGCATGAAACACAGTTCAGAAATCGGTGAAGCAGATAGCTAGTTTGGTTTAATAAGATTATGATTCTCATCTTTGTAAACTAGAGTTCATAGATGCCATtttcattacaaaaaaaatacagaGCTGTAAGGGGTGAATTTCTAGGCTATAGAGTTTCTTTAGTTCATGACTATGTATGATGTAATTGTACTTAGGGAATTGTAACATTGCATATATTTTTCTTGAAGAGATCACTTCTGCAGCATTGTTTTCGTTGGATTTGAAAAACTGTATAGACTAAGATAAATGTAATTGTTGTGAATGATACATTTTGTTTTCCAGCTACAAacgaaaaagaagaaaagaaatattGGCATATGAATGGTATAATATGATTGTAAAAGGCAACTCCTAGAAATGCCATTTTTGGTAGCTGTTGAATATTagcaaaaatgaaaaaaatagatgaaaatGAGATATGTTGACgcaataataaaatatacagATGATACGCTGTAAAGGGTTTAAGGAAAGAGGTGATGCCTTATTCCTAAATCTTACTATATTTTAGGTACTTCATAATGAAAATCACATTCTGAGAGTTGCAATAGGTAGTAATAGAAAAAGGTAATAATGCAAAAAGGCTAGAAAAAGGTAAATAGAAAGTGAGAACTTTAATTGCATTGTCTCTAAATTTGGCAGCTACTCACCCAAACCTACCCAACAGTAGCTCCTCTGTTTGTTAGACTACTGCATTCATTGGAACCTAACTTGAATTACAATCACAACCAGACACAGACAGACTAAAAATTATATGACCATAGAAACCACAGGACGAGCTGACATTCATGTTACCTGCAACATCTCAACAAGAAGAATGATGCGCGGATTCGTGTGGAGGCAGAGAGCGCGAGTTCGTGTGGATGAAGAGAATGTTAGGGTTCATTGCATAAAACCTAAAATGTAAAGGATAAAGCAGCATATGAAAAACTAGAGTTAACAATGACAAACTACCATAAGTATAAGGAATGCACAGCAGGTTAATTACCTTCAAATCGATTCCATGTAAAGGCAGAGAGTGTTAGGGTTCGTGTTGAGGCGAAGAGCGCTAGGTTCGTGTGGAGGCAGAAGAGCGTTAGGTTCGTGTGGACGCAGAGATCGCGGGTTCGTGTGGAGGCAGAAGAGCGCTAGGTTCGTGTGGAGGCAGAGATCGCGGGTTCGTGAGagcgttagggttagggttcaTGTGAGGCAGAGAGAGGGACGAGAGTGATGAGTGTTAGGAGTTAGGGTTTTTCCAAActgaaattcaaaaaaaattattttcttaagttttcaaaaagaaaatcaattttcaaGTTAAAATCTGAAGGATTTTTAAATCAagttaaaaatgtaaatataggAATAAAGGAATAAAAAGTTTTCTCTGAAAGAAAATTATGACAGTTGAAAATGACATAATTTGAAAGTTAATTGTGGTGGTTAATGAAATGACGTATTATGCTGAAatttgtggcggttattaataaccgccattttttacacatttttttgtagtgttccTATTACCAATATAGATCTGATCAAGTTCACCTTCCAGTCTCTTCATATTTTTTACATCTGAGAATCTAACAAAACCAAACCTCCTGCCCCATCTATTCAGTCTACGGGAAATAAAGACCTCTTTCACCCTAACCCATTTTTGAAACTCCTTAAACATATCCCCTTCACCAAACCCTTGTGGGATgtttgagaagaagaaagttgagGAGTCATAACCTTGCTCCGACACTCCATTTCTATCCCTCCCCGCTACGTAGACCATTGAGATCTAAGTGAGTTGTAAAGCTCTTAGATGTTTTACTCTTAAGATAAATtaagttatattattttatgtgaattgaataaaatactgattaaaaaatttaatctattgaaatgcataataaatataaaattgaaatgtcattcattttttttattatttgaagagataaaaataaaatgaatttcaaAAGTAATCATGTAGTGCACTAAAGAGTGCCTTTCCTTACTCTATATTTGTTGCCAAGCTCCCAAAACTAAGAGAACTGAGTTTAATTGACTGTGGCCTTTCCAATCATTTTCCCCATTCATTCCAGCCTTCCAACTTCAATTTTTCTACTTCCCTTTCTGTCCTTGATCTTTGTCAGAACTCCTTCACACAAGCAATGATATTCCAGTGGGTGTCAAACACCACTTCCAACCTTGTTGAGCTTGACCTTTCGAGTAACCTCTTGGAGGGCTCCACATCAAATCATTTTGGCTTGGCCATGAATTCGCTTCAACACCTTGACCTCTCCTATAATGTGTTCAAGGGTGAGGATTTGAAATCATTCATGAATATATGCACCCTACGTTCTTTATACATGCATAAAAACAATATGACCGAAGACCTTCTGTCAATTCTTCGTAATTTTTCTAATGGTTGTGTTAGATACTCACTTCAAGAGTTGCAGTtgtcaaacaatcaaatcatggAATCCGTATCTGACCTTTCAATATTCTCATCTTTAAAATCATTGGATCTTTCCGGCAATCAATTGGAACATTTGTCAACTGGATCTAAATCTTTAGAAGACAGTGTTCCAATGTCATTTGAGAGCACATGTAATTTGGAGTCATTGGATTTGTCATATAATAAGTTGAATGAAGATTTGGCTGtcgtatttaattatttgtccAGATGTTGTAGATATTCATTGCGAGAACTATATCTTGGTCAAAATAAATTCAACGGTGCACTTCCTGATTTCTCAATGTTTTCCAAGTTGGAAATCCTAGATGTATCAGGGAATCAATTAAAGGATGGAGTTCCAAAGTCACTTCACAATGCTTCTATACTAGTTTGAGTGAAAATCTTCCCACAATAATAGTTTGAGTGAAAATCTTCCCACAATAATCCATCACTTATCCCAATATGTTCGATACTCATTGCAACGTTTACATCTGAGCTTGAATCAAATTAGAGGCATTTTGCCTAACACCCTCACAATATTCCCATCATTAAAAGGATTATATCTTGATGGTAATAAGCTAAATGGGACAATTTCTGAAGATCTTCGGTTTCCTACTCAACTTGAAGAACTAagtttaatgtcaaactctttGAAAGGTGTGATAAAGGACTCTCATTTTACTAATATGTCAAAGTTAGAAACATTGGAGTTATCAGATAACTCATTAGTCTTGAAATTCAGTCCAAATTGGGCTCCAACATTTCAATTGGGTTATATTAGATTGAGATCTTGCAAGGTTGGTCCATTATTTCCAAAATGGATACAGTCACAGAACAAAATTCGTTTCCTTGACATTTCAAATAATGGAATATCTGACACTCTTCCAATATGGTTTTGGGATAAATTTGAATTGCGATACCATATCAGTATCAACATTTCATGCAACAATCTACGAGGTATGATTCCTGATTTGTCACCAGAGAACCATTTTTTGCACCTTAATTTTGGTTCAAATCAATTTGAAGGTCCTATTCCATCATTCTTACGAGATTCACTGAACCTTGATCTGTCGAACAATACATTTACagattcttttttgtttttatgttcTGGTGGTGTAGTTGGAACTTTATATCAATTGGACCTTTCAAATAATAAGTTGTCTGGAGAAATTCCAGATTGTTGGACCCAATTCAAATCATTGGTTTATTTAAACATGAGTCAGAATAAATTTTCTGGAAAAATTCCTACTTCACAAGGATCACTCCTTGAACTTCAAGTATTGTTATTGAGAAACAATAACTTAACAGGAGAATTCTCTTCTTCCTTGAGAAATTGCACAAAGTTAGTGATGCTAGATATGACAGAAAATAGATTATCAGGATCTATTCCAGATTGGATTGGAAGCAAATTGCTAGGGTTACAATTTTTAAGCTTGGGAAATAATACCTTCAATGGAAGTTTACCTTTAcaaattttttatctaaaaagaATTCAGCTCTTGGATCTCTCACTAAACAACCTATCTGGACAAATTCCTAAATGCATAAAAAACTTATCCTCAAAGACTCAAGTGCCTTCTTTGAGAGATTATCAAGTTCATCCGTATATGGCCTACACAAACTCTTTCTCGGTTTATCTTACATACAATTTGAATGCATTCTTGATGTGGAAAGGATCAGAGCAAATGTTCAAAAATAATGGATTATCACTTTTAAAAAGCATTGATCTCTCGAGCAATCAATTATCGGGAGAAATTCCAAAAGAAATGGATAATCTTTTTGGATTGATTTCATTGAATTTATGAAGAAATCTTTTGATAGAGAAAATTCCTTCAAATATTGGAAAGTTAACCTCACTTGAATTTCTTGATCTGTCAAGAAACCAACTTGCTGGTTCAATTCCTTTGAGTCTTGCTCAAATTGATCGACTCACGGTATTAGATTTGTCACATAATTATTTATCTGGACAAATTCCAACTGGCACACAATTACAGAGTTTCGATTCATCAAAATATGAAGGCAATGTTGATCTGTGTGGACTGCCATTAAAGAAATTGTGTATTGATAGAGTGTCGAGACAAGAACCAATTGCTAATTTTCACGAGAATGACAATTTGATTTTCAATCGTGAGTTTTACACAAGTATGACAATTGGATTTGTTGTGAGCTTTTGGGGAGTGTCTGGCTCAATCTTAATAATACATTCTTGGCGCCATGCATATTTCAAGCTCTTAAGTAATTTAGAAGACATTCTTTACATCATTGTAACAATGAAAGTTTTCAAGTGGTGGCAAAGAAGATAATAGGTAATATTCTTCTATTGTTGTGTTACAAACCtgattttcccttttttttattattataaataattttcacaAACCTCAGTTTCTCTTTGTCAAAATTATTGAACATATATCTTagaatagaaattatttttcctATGATATTAAGATTAATATTAAAGGGAATGTGTCAAAATTCTATTGTGTCATTTACTCATTTGTATATTTAAACATTGTAATCTTTATACCGTGGgtgataattataattatttttataaatactcCTTTTGCTTTTAATATTTGAGTTTTCTTTAGATTTATGCTTTTTTTCATCATTCTTATTATTTCCATTTTTGGCAGAGGAAATCTGGATAAGAGGTGTGAAGTAGTGTATGTGGGAAAATGAATTTGTTATTGAAGATTGAAAGTGTTGTGAGGGTAAAGGACATTAAAGAACACAACAAATAGCCACTTGGATTTGAAAAGGGTTGTTGAACACCTTTGGACTTGAGGGAGCCAATTGTGATTGTGAtgtttttcattttcctttttctaaGCATTTTGTTCATAGCTTAGCCTTTAGATTTGCTTACTCTTTCATCTCAAGTTGTTGGTtatgttgaacaaggtgctttgatgtctctaAATTCAAGAGGAATGCTTGAAAACCTGTGTTGCTGGTTTTTTGTGTGTCTAGTAGTCTTTgatttgttaatccactctttaTGGTGATCCAAGATTAATTGAATCTTAATCCGTTTgaaaaatatgtgttttctaaaGAGTGTAAAAAGTCAACCTATCGAAATATCGATTTAACCGGTTCttttacacttagtggtttttgaaaaggatttgcaAAACTtaactttggttgactttgttgtcaaaccaattcaaccggttgtttcaagatttcaactgattgaaattttgaaaaccttaacagaatatTGTTAAGTTggttaaactattttttttttaattatcgtAACTGCTTTTGGTTTTGGATAAAATtgttttgaccacttggttggtgtataaaaaagttattttacaCTTGTATTCTTGGAGTAAGAAAGAGAGCTTAATCAAAAACAGTTCCAAAGATTTCAAAGAGCCTTTGGATCACTttcaagtgtggaataggattgggtcttgtattctgaactttaatctttgattttaCCTAAGGTGTATTATATTCCCTTCTTACCTTAATCATTGTATTTCTATGTGATTTGGTGTGGTGCAGTTTCAGAGGGTTGTTCTGAACACTGTGTTTTACCAAAGAGTGGTGTGTgctcttgaagggttcaagatcatcacacttggtgtgtgttgtgtaatctaggtttgattacatagtgaattctcaacGATTAGCTGatgactggatgtagctcttggttaagagtgaaccagtataaacatcttgtgtgaatctctctatctttACACCTTTTAAACTGCTTTAGTTTTGATTTCCTAaactgctggtataaacaatcgattatttcgcaaaaataattgattatttttctgaaatcaagttaaaaacagttttcgaATTGGCTGAACAGTTTTCcaattgattgatttttcaTAGTCTTTCACTCTATCTTCaatctttgcaaaaatcttcacccctcttgtttaaggtctCTAATTCTAACAAGTCATACAATGATTTAATGAATCTTCAAAATGCTAATTACTTATTGATTTTTGAGTCATGTTCTTTGATTATGTAAAAATAACATTTGATATATACTTGTTTCTAATTTGATATTCTGTATGTGATTAAAACGGTTCATATGTTAAATCAATTTAATGTGTACTTTAGTAAAATATTACCTTCATCCGAGTAATGTGGTTTGAATTACAAGAAAGTGAATGTTAGATTGTAAGTTGAAGAATTTATAAAAGCAcaagttgaatttttttatcatttgtaaaataatttatttgaattgttAAATTTCTTAATAATTGATTTGAGTGTTAAAGTTAAATACAGATTTCAAAAAATTGAATTCACCCTACCATACTCTTAGCATGCTTCTTCCATATTCAAAGGCCTGAGGGTAATTTGTTGGCTTCCTTATATTTATTGTTTGAAGCATCTTCAGAGTTTAGACTTCagcttctcttttcttcttttcctaaAATATGATGCAGATGATATTTAGTTAGATCTTCATCTTGAATTGCATAGAGATATTATCGATATTgcattaaaaaattacaaagtcAACACTAATGGAACTGAAAAGCAAAGAATTCATGAGCTTTATGTTTAGTTTAACATAATGTAATGTTTTTCTGAATTCTTAAGTTaggtaaagtttttttttttacttgtatAAGGTTAAaacatttctaaaatgtaatgttttaatttattaattttttactgataaaaataaCACTTGATTTTACTGTACCTTAAAAGACATATGACAAGCTCAATTTTGTTCATTTTCCTTACGTTTTAGCCTTTAAATCTAAATTTCTATGTTTCCTGTAAAGTTATTAGTCATACAATTTGATTAATCTTCATAACGTTCGTTATtattttgaacatttttttaGCCATGTTCGATTATGTTAAAGTAATACTTATGTTATAAGAAAAATCAACTATACTTCGCACAGGTAAAATTCTTCgtgtattaaaaaatttaaactttatatttaTGACTTCAAAATTCATTTATGATATATATTTAGATTGTTTATTTTGTCCTCTTGCATGTATTTTCCTTTATTTCctataataaaatcaatttctGAACGAGGATATTTATCTCCAAGTCAATTGAAAGttagttatttttatatatttttgcatGAATATGTTATCCGGTTTGATTAGGTTTTtcgttaaaaaaatatatataaatcaaatattaaagaATATAATGTTTGGTTCGATCGAGTttgattttaaagaaaaaaaaatctaaattaaattagtttGGATCAGTTTttgtaatttgtaattttacttttttattaaaaatttactctctttttttcatcttttaagttaaactataataataaaaaatataaaaaatatattactaaaaatctaataagtatattaaataataaactaataaaattataaaattaatacttAATATCATTAAAAGCTAAAATCATATATTATTGAGTTTAACACCCACAATAcgcaaaaatttaaaatcttcaaaacataaaaatacaACAATAGGTCTACATGAAAATTTTGACTAAGTACCTAATATTGTAACttgtagaaaataaaatatctatCACTTAAACTTAAACtgcaacacttttttttttttacataaagaaaatataaaagtaaattacATCACTAGTGTTAAAAAGCCCACTTATGACACCCAATATATATCTCTTTTACTGTCAAACGTTATCCATCAAAACGcagtgatattttttaaattaaaatgaatgtAAAACGACGGTTGTGGATGAAACCACTGTTTTAGACAAAAGTTGTTTGGTATATAAAACAACGATTATCAAGTAAAATCGTCgttttagaattattttttaatcctAATTCGAAACGCACCATTTACGCATTCAATTTTCGTTTTGTTTTTTTGCAAAACTTACTCCTTGCTCTTTGGATTTTGTATCCATTGCACGCACTACTAATCACTGTAAGTTCTTCCTCAATGAATTCTCCATTTCACTCTTCTCATTCACTCATTACAAACTccatttgtatttatttttgtctttctcTTATTGGTTTCAATGGTGAAGGTTTTCTTTCCGTTGCCAACACTGCTTCATTAGTGAACATCTCTTTTTGTGCTCTTTTCTCCTTCACTCACTACTTCTCGCTACCATTGCCGCTTCTCGCTGCCTTCACCACCATCGCTGCCCTTCACTGCAGGATGGtgcctttaatttttttttaatattattaatatttattataatttgtatttattattaatttatatttgtattaGGTTAGCTGTtaggttagaatagaattattaaaTTGTTAGATTGTAAatagatttatattatttagtatttataattaatttaatgatttataatttgtatatttaatatttattataatttgtatttattagtaatttatatttatattatgttagttgttaggtTAGTGTACTGG
This region includes:
- the LOC137838698 gene encoding uncharacterized protein → MLSQKMLRTYMIWEQDHFGYTTQDPSFNQYKDSSKTTAGKVGIESRRSESGHKEHGDVKYPKGSIVNDSKSNGKEKEVQLRKQLNDVPARQNATLDFSEKENDGDEWPIIREKKTGIQKNVVEGATNAELTEEIDEVQSFHDENGVPPDVNETEIVFGRAHIRHEENLSSVSKGSWLRGHIYEVTYVEDNTVEVNLEASKNDADEEINVGNSITHAYTSGMKHSSEIGEADS